The following are encoded in a window of Armatimonadota bacterium genomic DNA:
- a CDS encoding DUF429 domain-containing protein has translation MAVRLAGDRYAEARFFSGFQGVLWGFPTAAVIAVDIPIGLLPRGRRRADEEARRILGPRRNSVFFVPPRPALEAPTFEVDRLASDRRIVGVHPEVSFCALNQGTPLPHRKNSWNGLMMRLELLRNAGLELPPAIDGLDDAQPDDVVDAAPEGLEHLDQQAHDAAGCVELAALLALGAGELAQEVLVNAAEHVLGPGVGVAHADVGDQVDQLSQALPV, from the coding sequence ATGGCGGTGCGTCTGGCCGGTGACAGGTACGCGGAAGCGCGCTTCTTCTCTGGGTTCCAAGGCGTACTGTGGGGATTCCCCACGGCTGCCGTCATTGCCGTCGACATCCCTATTGGACTGCTGCCGCGAGGGCGCCGGCGCGCTGACGAGGAGGCCCGCCGCATCCTCGGCCCCCGACGAAACAGCGTGTTCTTCGTGCCGCCCCGGCCGGCACTGGAAGCACCTACGTTCGAGGTGGACCGCCTGGCTTCAGACCGGCGAATCGTGGGAGTCCACCCAGAGGTCTCCTTCTGCGCTCTGAACCAGGGGACCCCGCTGCCACATAGGAAGAACTCTTGGAACGGTCTGATGATGCGATTGGAACTGCTACGGAATGCAGGGTTGGAATTGCCCCCCGCGATCGACGGCCTCGACGACGCGCAGCCCGATGACGTCGTGGACGCGGCCCCGGAAGGGCTCGAGCATCTCGACCAGCAGGCGCACGACGCAGCGGGGTGTGTAGAACTCGCCGCCCTTCTTGCCCTCGGCGCTGGCGAACTGGCCCAGGAAGTACTCGTAAACGCGGCCGAGCACGTCCTTGGCCCGGGCGTCGGCGTCGCCCACGCGGATGTTGGCGACCAGGTCGATCAGTTGTCCCAGGCGCTGCCTGTCTAG